One genomic segment of Eikenella corrodens includes these proteins:
- a CDS encoding UbiX family flavin prenyltransferase: MPTQRLILGISGADGFQYGHKALQLLQNAADIETHLVISEGAEHTCRHETAHRIEDIAALADVVHPVRNLGAAIASGSFETAGMLVAPCSMRSLAAIAHGLGDNLLTRAADVTLKERRRLVLMARETPLNLAHLDNMRRITEMGGIIFPPVPALYLRPQSIDELLAHSVGRALGLFGIRIPDLPHWNGGTP, encoded by the coding sequence ATGCCCACCCAACGCCTCATCCTCGGCATCAGCGGCGCCGACGGCTTCCAATACGGCCACAAAGCCCTGCAACTGCTGCAAAACGCAGCCGATATCGAAACCCACCTCGTGATTTCCGAAGGCGCGGAGCACACCTGCCGCCACGAAACCGCGCACCGCATCGAAGATATTGCCGCGCTGGCCGACGTGGTGCACCCCGTCCGGAACCTCGGCGCCGCCATCGCCAGCGGCTCGTTTGAAACCGCCGGCATGCTGGTGGCCCCCTGCTCCATGCGCAGCCTCGCCGCCATCGCCCACGGCCTGGGCGACAACCTGCTCACCCGCGCCGCCGACGTTACCCTCAAAGAGCGCCGCCGCCTCGTGCTGATGGCGCGCGAAACCCCGCTCAACCTCGCCCACCTCGACAATATGCGCCGCATCACCGAAATGGGCGGCATCATCTTCCCGCCCGTGCCCGCCCTCTACCTGCGCCCGCAAAGCATAGACGAACTGCTCGCCCACAGCGTAGGCCGCGCCCTCGGCCTGTTCGGTATCCGCATTCCCGATTTGCCCCACTGGAATGGTGGTACGCCTTGA
- a CDS encoding cation diffusion facilitator family transporter has translation MSFHTHEHNHAHAHSTNTRILRVSLAVIAGFMLVEAAAGWLSGSLALLSDAGHMFSDAASLALALFAFKWAEKAANSQKSYGYQRVEILAAALNGLTLVVMAAWIVVEAVIRAFQPVPVAGSAMLAVAVLGLLVNLFIAWYMLRGEKDNLNMRGAFLHVVGDLLGSVAAVAAGLLIQFYGWNWADLAASAAVALLIGKSGWGVLSGSLHILMEGTPKGTDLVKIAEDIQKINGIFGIHDLHAWTITSKKHAMSCHIIVRGDLTVAEAAVLAQQVQATVQKHGISHITVQTEPADTGTVCCQACEQPTHEGEHPHNENPE, from the coding sequence ATGTCCTTCCACACCCACGAACACAACCATGCCCACGCCCACAGCACCAACACCCGCATCCTGCGAGTATCGCTGGCCGTGATTGCCGGCTTTATGTTGGTGGAAGCGGCGGCAGGCTGGCTCAGCGGCAGCCTCGCGCTCTTGTCGGACGCGGGGCACATGTTTTCCGATGCCGCCTCGCTCGCCCTCGCCCTGTTCGCCTTCAAATGGGCGGAAAAGGCCGCCAACTCGCAGAAAAGCTACGGCTATCAACGCGTGGAAATCCTAGCCGCCGCGCTCAACGGCCTCACGCTGGTGGTGATGGCGGCATGGATTGTGGTCGAAGCCGTTATCCGCGCCTTCCAGCCCGTGCCCGTGGCGGGCAGCGCGATGCTGGCGGTGGCCGTGCTCGGGCTCTTGGTGAACCTGTTTATCGCTTGGTATATGTTGCGCGGCGAGAAGGACAACCTGAACATGCGCGGCGCGTTTTTGCATGTGGTGGGCGATTTGCTCGGTTCCGTTGCCGCAGTAGCAGCCGGCCTGCTGATACAGTTTTACGGCTGGAACTGGGCGGACTTGGCGGCCAGCGCGGCAGTGGCGCTGCTGATTGGCAAAAGCGGCTGGGGCGTGCTTTCAGGTAGCCTGCACATCCTGATGGAAGGCACGCCCAAAGGCACGGACTTGGTGAAAATTGCCGAAGACATTCAGAAAATCAACGGCATATTTGGCATACACGACTTGCATGCCTGGACGATTACCAGCAAGAAACACGCTATGTCCTGCCACATCATCGTGCGCGGCGACCTAACCGTGGCAGAGGCCGCCGTCTTGGCGCAACAAGTGCAGGCAACGGTGCAAAAACACGGCATCAGCCACATCACGGTGCAAACCGAGCCCGCCGATACCGGCACCGTATGTTGCCAGGCATGCGAACAGCCTACGCATGAAGGCGAACACCCCCATAATGAGAATCCAGAATAG
- a CDS encoding anhydro-N-acetylmuramic acid kinase, whose protein sequence is MTQYYIGLMSGTSMDGVDAVLAAFDGTQWQGALGHFAVPYSDDLRRRLLDLQNPGGNEIQRSEMLAQELAALNAQAVHGLLAQQKLAPRDIAAIGAHGQTVRHAPEHGYTVQLINLPLLAELTGIDTVGDFRRRDMAGGGQGAPLVPAFHQAVFGSPEYGRVVLNIGGIANISVLQPHADASGFDTGPGNMLADAYMQHRFGQTCDRDGALARSGRVIPELLQTLLAHPYFHRTPPKSTGRDLFSLDWLQGYLKNSETNTSLLESGYAPADIVRTLNALTAQSIADAIAAHAPGVREVFACGGGVFNPVLMAELSGRLAPLGIRTATTDELNLPPQWVEAAAFAWLAACRVCHEPGNPHAATGAKQPYILGAWHCA, encoded by the coding sequence ATGACCCAATACTATATCGGCCTGATGTCCGGCACCAGCATGGACGGCGTAGATGCCGTGCTGGCCGCCTTCGATGGCACCCAATGGCAGGGCGCACTCGGCCATTTTGCCGTGCCCTATAGCGATGATTTGCGCCGCCGCCTGCTGGATTTGCAAAACCCAGGCGGCAACGAAATCCAGCGCAGCGAAATGCTCGCGCAAGAGTTGGCCGCGCTCAACGCTCAAGCCGTGCATGGCCTGCTGGCGCAGCAAAAGCTTGCCCCGCGCGATATCGCCGCCATCGGCGCGCACGGCCAAACCGTGCGCCATGCCCCCGAGCACGGCTACACCGTGCAGCTCATCAACCTGCCGCTCTTGGCCGAGCTTACCGGCATCGACACCGTGGGCGACTTCCGCCGCCGCGACATGGCCGGCGGCGGCCAAGGCGCGCCGCTCGTGCCCGCTTTCCATCAGGCCGTGTTCGGCAGCCCGGAGTATGGCCGCGTGGTGCTCAATATCGGCGGCATTGCCAACATCAGCGTGTTGCAACCGCATGCCGATGCCAGCGGCTTCGACACCGGCCCCGGCAATATGCTGGCCGATGCCTATATGCAGCACCGTTTCGGCCAAACCTGCGACCGGGACGGCGCCCTTGCCCGCAGCGGCCGCGTTATTCCCGAGCTGCTGCAAACCCTGCTGGCACACCCTTATTTCCACCGCACCCCGCCGAAAAGCACCGGCCGTGATTTGTTTTCCCTCGATTGGCTGCAAGGCTACCTGAAAAACAGCGAAACTAACACATCACTATTGGAAAGCGGCTACGCCCCCGCCGATATCGTGCGTACCCTCAACGCCCTCACCGCACAAAGCATTGCCGACGCCATTGCCGCCCATGCTCCCGGCGTACGCGAAGTGTTTGCCTGCGGCGGCGGCGTGTTCAACCCCGTGCTGATGGCCGAGCTCTCCGGCAGGCTCGCTCCGCTCGGCATCCGCACCGCCACCACCGACGAGCTAAACCTGCCGCCGCAATGGGTGGAAGCCGCCGCCTTCGCCTGGCTCGCCGCCTGCCGCGTGTGCCACGAGCCGGGCAACCCCCACGCCGCCACCGGCGCGAAACAGCCCTATATCCTCGGCGCTTGGCATTGCGCGTGA
- the argH gene encoding argininosuccinate lyase: protein MSKQKTWSGRFNEPVSELVKQYTASINFDQRLARHDIQGSLAHAQMLHEAGVLSAQDLADIQRGMAEIQAEIEAGSLQWSLDLEDVHMNIERRLTDKIGDAGKRLHTGRSRNDQVATDIRLWLRDEISTIRRLIKDLQAALLDLAEQNAATVMPGFTHLQVAQPVSFGHHLLAYVEMFGRDDERMADCRRRTNRMPLGAAALAGTTFPVRRETTAALLGFEQICQNSLDAVSDRDFAIEFTAAASLVMVHLSRLSEELILWMSPRFGFIDIADRFCTGSSIMPQKKNPDVPELVRGKSGRVIGHLTGLIMLMKSQPLAYNKDNQEDKEPLFDTVDTLIDTLRIYADMMRGITVKPEAMRAAVLQGFATATDLADYLVKKGLPFRDSHEAVAQAVRHAEQAGCGLEDLPLTVLQGFSTLIENDVYQVLTPEGSLNARNHLGGTAPEQVKFQVARWRELLAADA from the coding sequence ATGAGCAAGCAAAAAACCTGGTCCGGCCGTTTCAACGAGCCCGTGTCCGAACTCGTCAAACAATACACCGCCTCCATCAACTTCGACCAACGCCTCGCCCGCCACGACATCCAAGGCTCGCTCGCGCACGCGCAGATGCTGCACGAAGCCGGCGTGCTCTCCGCGCAAGATTTGGCCGACATCCAGCGCGGCATGGCCGAAATCCAAGCTGAAATCGAAGCAGGCAGCCTGCAATGGTCGCTTGATTTGGAAGACGTACACATGAACATCGAACGCCGCCTCACCGACAAAATCGGCGACGCCGGCAAACGCCTGCACACCGGCCGCAGCCGCAACGACCAAGTCGCCACCGACATCCGCCTGTGGCTGCGCGACGAAATCTCCACCATCCGCCGCCTGATTAAAGACCTGCAGGCTGCCCTGCTCGATTTGGCCGAACAAAACGCCGCCACCGTCATGCCCGGCTTCACGCATTTACAGGTCGCCCAGCCCGTCAGCTTCGGCCACCACCTGCTCGCCTATGTGGAAATGTTCGGCCGCGACGACGAACGCATGGCGGACTGCCGCCGCCGCACCAACCGCATGCCGCTGGGCGCCGCCGCGCTGGCCGGCACCACCTTCCCCGTCCGCCGCGAAACCACCGCCGCGCTGCTGGGCTTCGAGCAAATCTGCCAAAACTCGCTCGATGCCGTGTCCGACCGCGACTTCGCCATCGAATTCACCGCCGCCGCCTCGCTGGTGATGGTGCATTTGAGCCGCCTGTCCGAAGAACTGATTTTGTGGATGTCGCCCCGTTTCGGCTTTATCGACATCGCCGACCGCTTCTGCACCGGTTCCAGCATCATGCCGCAGAAGAAAAACCCCGACGTGCCCGAACTCGTGCGCGGCAAATCCGGCCGCGTCATCGGCCACCTCACCGGCCTGATTATGCTGATGAAATCCCAGCCGCTGGCGTATAACAAAGACAATCAGGAAGACAAAGAGCCGCTGTTCGACACGGTGGACACGCTCATCGACACACTACGGATTTACGCCGACATGATGCGCGGCATCACCGTGAAGCCCGAAGCCATGCGCGCCGCCGTGCTGCAAGGCTTCGCCACCGCCACCGATTTGGCCGATTATCTGGTGAAAAAAGGCCTGCCCTTCCGCGACAGCCACGAAGCCGTCGCCCAAGCCGTGCGACACGCCGAACAGGCAGGCTGCGGGCTGGAAGACCTGCCGCTCACCGTGCTGCAAGGCTTCAGCACATTGATTGAAAACGACGTTTACCAAGTGCTCACCCCCGAAGGCAGCCTGAACGCCCGCAACCACTTAGGCGGCACCGCGCCGGAGCAGGTGAAGTTTCAGGTAGCCCGTTGGCGGGAGCTGCTGGCGGCAGATGCGTAA
- a CDS encoding DUF2788 domain-containing protein, with protein MTEAQLSAWGMKIGLSVLVIFIGFIIWDLGKKSGASKFGMAVLFFVLGLGVMGFLMKEVLVNVILK; from the coding sequence ATGACCGAAGCCCAACTTTCCGCCTGGGGTATGAAAATCGGCCTCAGCGTGCTGGTTATCTTCATCGGCTTCATTATTTGGGACTTAGGCAAAAAATCCGGCGCCAGCAAATTCGGCATGGCCGTGCTGTTTTTTGTGCTCGGCTTGGGCGTGATGGGCTTTTTGATGAAAGAAGTGTTGGTGAATGTGATTTTGAAGTAA
- the trxA gene encoding thioredoxin TrxA, with protein MSNQIIHTSDAAFEKDVLKAELPVLLDFWAPWCGPCKMIAPILDDIAEEFQGKLQVVKMNIDENEQTPAQFGVRGIPTLMVFNGGQRVATKVGALSKGQLTDFLNASL; from the coding sequence ATGAGCAACCAAATCATCCACACCTCCGATGCTGCCTTTGAAAAAGACGTATTGAAAGCCGAGCTGCCCGTATTGCTCGACTTCTGGGCTCCCTGGTGCGGCCCCTGCAAAATGATCGCCCCGATTCTGGACGACATCGCTGAAGAGTTCCAAGGCAAGCTGCAAGTAGTGAAGATGAATATCGACGAAAACGAGCAAACCCCCGCCCAATTCGGCGTGCGCGGCATCCCCACCCTGATGGTGTTCAACGGCGGCCAGCGCGTGGCCACCAAAGTGGGCGCCCTGAGCAAAGGCCAGCTCACCGATTTCTTGAACGCTTCACTGTAA
- the rho gene encoding transcription termination factor Rho, protein MHVSELQTQHISKLLEMAEQHGIENANRLRKQDLVFSIVRHMMKQGESFSCSGTLEILPDGFGFLRSTDTSYLASPDDIYVSPNQIRRFNLHTGDTIEGSVRVPKDNERYFALVRLDKINGDDPEVCKHKILFENLTPLFPTRPIKLERDIKAEENITARAIDLVSPIGMGQRALLVAPPKTGKTVMLQNIAHAITANYPEVVLIVLLIDERPEEVTEMTRSVRGEVVASTFDEPAARHVQVAEMVIEKAKRMVEHKKDVVILLDSITRLARAYNTVAPTSGKILTGGMDANALHRPKRFFGAARNIEEGGSLTIIATALVETGSRMDDVIFEEFKGTGNMELHLDRRMAEKRVFPAININKSGTRREEMLVSNDRLQRMWLLRKFLHPMDDLEATEFLVGKLKDSKNNDEFFELMRGK, encoded by the coding sequence ATGCACGTTTCCGAACTACAAACCCAGCACATTTCCAAACTTTTGGAAATGGCCGAACAACACGGCATTGAAAACGCCAACCGCCTACGCAAACAAGATTTGGTGTTTTCCATCGTCCGCCACATGATGAAACAGGGCGAAAGCTTCAGCTGCTCCGGCACGCTCGAAATCCTGCCCGACGGCTTCGGCTTCTTGCGCAGCACCGACACTTCCTATCTGGCCAGCCCCGACGATATCTACGTTTCCCCCAACCAAATCCGCCGCTTCAACCTGCACACCGGCGACACCATCGAAGGCAGCGTGCGCGTGCCCAAAGACAACGAGCGCTACTTCGCCCTCGTGCGCCTCGATAAAATCAACGGTGACGACCCGGAAGTGTGCAAACACAAAATCCTGTTTGAAAACCTTACCCCCCTCTTCCCCACCCGTCCGATCAAGCTCGAACGCGACATTAAGGCCGAAGAAAATATCACCGCCCGCGCCATCGATTTGGTTTCCCCCATCGGCATGGGCCAGCGCGCTCTTTTGGTGGCGCCGCCCAAAACCGGCAAAACCGTGATGTTGCAAAATATTGCCCACGCCATTACTGCCAACTATCCCGAAGTGGTGCTGATTGTGCTGCTGATCGACGAGCGCCCCGAAGAAGTAACCGAAATGACCCGCTCCGTGCGCGGCGAAGTGGTGGCCTCCACCTTCGACGAACCCGCCGCCCGCCACGTTCAGGTAGCCGAAATGGTGATTGAAAAAGCCAAGCGCATGGTGGAGCACAAAAAAGACGTGGTGATCCTGCTCGACTCCATCACCCGCCTGGCGCGCGCCTACAACACCGTTGCCCCCACCTCCGGCAAAATCCTCACCGGCGGCATGGACGCCAACGCCCTGCACCGCCCCAAACGCTTCTTCGGCGCCGCCCGCAACATCGAAGAAGGCGGCTCGCTCACCATCATCGCCACCGCGTTGGTGGAAACCGGCAGCCGCATGGACGATGTGATTTTTGAAGAATTCAAAGGCACGGGTAACATGGAGCTGCACCTCGACCGCCGCATGGCCGAAAAACGCGTGTTCCCTGCCATCAACATCAACAAATCCGGCACCCGCCGCGAAGAAATGCTCGTTTCTAACGACCGCCTGCAACGCATGTGGCTGCTGCGCAAATTCCTCCACCCGATGGACGACCTCGAAGCCACCGAATTCCTGGTGGGCAAACTCAAAGACAGCAAAAATAACGACGAGTTTTTCGAGCTGATGCGCGGCAAATAG
- the cysE gene encoding serine O-acetyltransferase yields MTTLDYADSRTLWQTILAETAQAAQSEPMLASFLHQTVLRHSSIDRVLAFHLSSKLASPVMDSRALNEIFFQALDSDTRISKAMQADIVAYYERDPACDAYYLPLLYYKGFHAVQAHRINHWLWQHGRKTLAYFLQNRASEVFGIDIHPAARFGHGIMVDHGTGLVVGETAVLGNDISILHGVTLGGSGKEGGDRHPKISDGVMIGANASILGNIRVNECAKVGAGSVVVHDVPAHSTVVGVPARVIGQGNVRPSADMDQSLDS; encoded by the coding sequence ATGACCACCCTCGACTACGCCGACAGCCGCACCCTGTGGCAAACCATCCTGGCCGAAACCGCCCAAGCCGCCCAAAGCGAGCCCATGCTCGCCAGCTTCCTACACCAAACCGTGCTGCGCCACAGCAGCATCGACCGCGTGCTCGCCTTCCACCTTTCCAGCAAGCTCGCCAGCCCCGTGATGGACAGCCGCGCGCTCAACGAAATCTTCTTCCAGGCACTCGACAGCGACACCCGCATTTCCAAAGCCATGCAGGCCGACATCGTCGCCTACTACGAACGCGACCCCGCCTGCGACGCCTACTACCTGCCGCTACTCTACTACAAAGGCTTCCACGCCGTGCAAGCCCACCGTATCAACCACTGGCTGTGGCAGCACGGCCGCAAAACCCTCGCCTACTTCCTGCAAAACCGCGCCTCCGAAGTATTTGGCATCGACATCCACCCCGCCGCCCGTTTCGGCCACGGCATTATGGTCGACCACGGCACCGGCCTTGTGGTGGGTGAAACCGCCGTTTTGGGCAATGACATCTCCATCCTGCACGGCGTTACCCTCGGCGGCTCCGGCAAAGAAGGCGGCGACCGTCACCCCAAAATCAGCGACGGCGTGATGATCGGCGCCAATGCCTCCATCCTCGGTAACATCCGCGTGAACGAATGCGCCAAAGTCGGCGCCGGCAGCGTGGTGGTGCACGACGTACCCGCCCACAGTACCGTAGTCGGCGTGCCCGCCCGCGTGATCGGTCAAGGCAACGTGCGCCCCTCCGCCGATATGGATCAAAGCTTGGATTCATGA
- a CDS encoding lipid A biosynthesis lauroyl acyltransferase, whose amino-acid sequence MKVAFFFLYLIQLLPFAAIQKLADAIGSLAYYAVAPRRRIGEINLRLCFPELSEKQRKTLLKCHFRHMAKLILEYGLYWYGSAERLKSLVLYQDKHHLDNELAAGNKVILLYPHFTAFELAVYALNQDVPLTSMYSHQKNPVLDQQILRGRHRYNNVFLIGRTEGLRAIIKHLRADPAPFLYLPDQDFGRKDSIFADFFGIPTATIAGLPRIAALTQAKVVPAIPTRQPNGHVILRFYPAWENFPSEDVQADVQRMNDFIEERVREQPEQYFWLHKRFKTRPEGSPDFYAKSGHT is encoded by the coding sequence ATGAAAGTCGCCTTTTTCTTTCTTTACCTCATCCAACTTTTGCCCTTCGCCGCCATCCAAAAGCTGGCCGACGCCATCGGCAGCCTCGCCTATTATGCCGTCGCCCCCCGCCGCCGCATCGGCGAAATCAACCTGCGCCTGTGCTTCCCCGAATTAAGCGAAAAACAGCGCAAAACCCTGCTCAAATGCCACTTCCGCCATATGGCCAAACTCATTCTTGAATACGGCCTCTATTGGTATGGCAGCGCCGAGCGGCTCAAATCCCTCGTCCTCTACCAAGACAAACATCATCTCGACAACGAGCTCGCCGCCGGGAATAAAGTTATCCTGCTCTATCCCCACTTTACCGCCTTCGAGCTCGCCGTGTACGCGCTCAACCAAGACGTGCCGCTCACCAGCATGTATTCCCACCAGAAAAATCCGGTGCTCGACCAGCAAATCCTGCGCGGCCGCCACCGCTACAACAACGTCTTCCTCATCGGCCGCACCGAAGGCCTGCGCGCCATCATCAAACACCTGCGCGCCGACCCCGCCCCCTTCCTCTACCTGCCCGACCAAGACTTCGGCCGCAAAGATTCCATCTTCGCCGACTTCTTCGGCATCCCCACCGCCACCATCGCCGGCCTCCCCCGCATCGCCGCCCTCACCCAAGCCAAAGTCGTGCCCGCCATCCCCACCCGCCAGCCCAACGGCCACGTTATCCTGCGCTTCTACCCCGCCTGGGAAAACTTCCCCAGCGAAGACGTGCAAGCCGACGTACAGCGTATGAACGACTTTATCGAAGAGCGCGTGCGCGAACAGCCCGAACAATACTTCTGGCTGCACAAACGCTTCAAAACCCGCCCCGAAGGTAGCCCCGATTTCTACGCCAAATCCGGCCACACCTAA
- a CDS encoding CopD family protein, whose protein sequence is MYLLLKLLHIFFIISWFAGLFYLPRIYVNLAMVPTGSTEYRQLLGMAQRLFKFMTPLGIGAVLFGLLIPFFTGWWGQGWVHTKITLAVILAGYHFYCYRLLIDFQERRNRYSHRWFRVFNEIPVLVMAAALYLVVYKPF, encoded by the coding sequence ATGTATTTGCTGCTCAAACTGCTGCATATTTTCTTTATTATTTCGTGGTTTGCCGGCTTGTTTTACCTGCCGCGCATCTATGTGAACCTGGCCATGGTGCCGACAGGCAGCACGGAATACCGCCAGCTTCTGGGCATGGCGCAGCGCCTGTTTAAATTCATGACGCCGCTGGGCATCGGCGCGGTGCTGTTCGGGCTGCTGATTCCGTTTTTCACCGGCTGGTGGGGCCAGGGCTGGGTGCACACCAAAATCACGCTGGCCGTTATCCTCGCGGGCTACCATTTCTACTGCTACCGCCTGCTTATCGATTTCCAAGAGCGGCGCAACCGCTATTCGCACCGCTGGTTTCGAGTGTTCAACGAGATCCCGGTGCTGGTGATGGCGGCGGCGCTGTATTTGGTGGTGTATAAGCCGTTTTAG
- a CDS encoding YdcF family protein yields MLAIFRGSLLRQVWRGIKLCLLVLLVQAAWCTWLVYSYSTRTASRRADAAVVLGAAAWGKNPSPVFRERINHGITLYRNNRVGKLIFTGGTPKAGYMTEAEVARRYARGHGVPNKDILLETTSRDTQQNLENTKALMYNNGLESVVIISDPYHLARAAAVADYVGLDYQTEPTPTSRYSGQSRAKFMASEVLSLMAFQWWRLSETVAAYGRDYLLSRQAGQ; encoded by the coding sequence ATGCTGGCCATATTCCGCGGTTCCTTGTTGCGCCAAGTTTGGCGGGGCATCAAGCTCTGCCTGCTGGTGTTGCTGGTGCAGGCCGCATGGTGCACTTGGCTGGTGTACAGCTATAGCACGCGCACCGCTTCCCGGCGGGCAGATGCAGCGGTGGTGCTGGGCGCGGCAGCCTGGGGCAAAAATCCTTCGCCCGTATTCCGCGAGCGCATCAACCACGGCATCACGCTCTACCGCAATAATCGGGTGGGCAAACTGATTTTCACCGGCGGCACGCCCAAGGCGGGCTATATGACCGAAGCCGAAGTGGCCCGCCGCTACGCCCGCGGCCACGGCGTGCCGAATAAAGACATCCTGCTGGAAACCACGTCGCGCGATACACAGCAAAATTTGGAAAATACCAAAGCCTTAATGTATAACAACGGTTTGGAAAGCGTGGTTATCATCAGCGACCCCTACCACCTCGCCCGTGCCGCCGCCGTGGCCGATTATGTGGGGCTGGATTACCAAACCGAGCCCACGCCCACCAGCCGCTACAGCGGGCAGAGCCGCGCTAAATTCATGGCCAGCGAAGTGCTGTCGCTAATGGCCTTCCAGTGGTGGCGGCTGAGCGAAACCGTCGCCGCCTATGGGCGTGATTACCTGCTTTCACGGCAAGCGGGGCAGTAG
- the arsC gene encoding arsenate reductase (glutaredoxin) (This arsenate reductase requires both glutathione and glutaredoxin to convert arsenate to arsenite, after which the efflux transporter formed by ArsA and ArsB can extrude the arsenite from the cell, providing resistance.): MSETVLLYHNPNCSKSRAALEWLQQQPGVAVQTLDYRANPLSEADLRSLLQQLGSPDVRNIMRTGDAAYAELGLDKLELSQDELIAALHQHPVLLQRPIAVYRQRAAIGRPLENIIALFD; encoded by the coding sequence ATGAGCGAAACCGTTTTGCTGTATCACAACCCGAATTGTTCCAAATCCCGCGCCGCCCTGGAGTGGCTGCAACAGCAGCCGGGCGTGGCCGTACAAACGCTGGATTACCGTGCCAACCCGCTTTCCGAAGCCGATTTGCGCAGCTTGTTGCAACAGCTCGGCAGCCCAGATGTGCGCAACATCATGCGTACCGGCGATGCGGCTTATGCAGAGCTGGGTTTGGACAAGCTGGAGTTGAGTCAAGACGAGCTGATTGCCGCGCTACACCAACATCCGGTGTTGCTGCAACGCCCGATTGCGGTATACCGCCAACGCGCCGCCATCGGTCGGCCGCTGGAAAACATTATCGCCTTGTTCGATTAA
- a CDS encoding TlpA family protein disulfide reductase gives MKKYVGLAALLAAAPLYAADLVNHADNRPASLDTGAQKRVQVVNVWATWCVPCRREMPALSQWYAAEKRQRRGVRVDMAGVALDKPADVSRFLQSVPVRYPILRYTGNDSTAWMHGLGNPTGALPFTVIRAPACGNYRKTLLGEVSPQQLTQAVAEASAKCRAG, from the coding sequence TTGAAAAAATATGTTGGATTGGCCGCCCTGCTGGCCGCTGCCCCGCTGTATGCCGCGGATTTGGTGAACCATGCGGACAACCGCCCTGCTTCGCTCGATACCGGCGCGCAGAAGCGGGTGCAGGTGGTGAACGTATGGGCGACATGGTGTGTGCCGTGCCGACGCGAAATGCCGGCGCTTTCGCAGTGGTATGCCGCGGAAAAACGGCAGCGGCGCGGCGTGCGCGTGGATATGGCGGGTGTAGCGCTGGATAAGCCTGCCGATGTGAGCCGCTTTTTGCAAAGCGTGCCGGTGCGCTACCCGATTCTGCGCTACACCGGCAATGACAGCACCGCCTGGATGCACGGCTTGGGCAACCCAACCGGTGCCCTGCCCTTCACCGTCATCCGCGCCCCGGCCTGCGGCAACTACCGCAAAACCCTGCTGGGCGAAGTATCGCCGCAACAGCTCACGCAAGCAGTGGCCGAAGCGTCGGCGAAATGCCGCGCGGGCTGA